Proteins encoded by one window of Actinomycetota bacterium:
- a CDS encoding phosphatase yields MKLVADLHIHTVASGHAYSTIDEIAKAAALKGLKLIAITDHGPGLPGGAHAYHFWNLRVLPRELYGIRILKGAEANIVDSKGNLDLPQDLLQTLDVVHVGFHPRCGYEGKTVRKNTRALLGAIRNPFVDVIVHPGNPNFPIDAEEVVAEAAAHDVLFEINNSSFLTSTSRVGSYAYDLEIAKVARRYNLDIIISSDAHLAQGVGEFGEAIKLALEAGFSEENILNCSLERVLDFVERKKEIKSR; encoded by the coding sequence ATGAAACTAGTAGCTGATCTTCATATACATACGGTTGCCAGTGGTCATGCATATAGCACCATCGATGAGATAGCGAAGGCCGCAGCCCTTAAAGGTCTAAAGCTCATCGCCATCACGGATCATGGCCCTGGTTTACCCGGGGGAGCACACGCTTACCATTTCTGGAATTTAAGGGTATTACCCAGGGAATTGTATGGAATACGGATTTTGAAGGGGGCCGAAGCCAACATCGTGGATTCCAAAGGAAATCTCGATTTGCCTCAGGATCTCCTCCAGACTCTGGATGTAGTTCACGTCGGCTTCCATCCTCGCTGCGGTTATGAGGGGAAAACTGTGAGGAAGAATACGAGAGCACTATTGGGTGCAATCAGAAATCCCTTCGTAGATGTGATCGTTCACCCGGGAAATCCAAATTTTCCCATTGATGCCGAAGAAGTGGTAGCTGAAGCCGCAGCCCACGATGTTTTATTTGAAATCAATAATAGTTCATTCTTGACGAGTACCAGTCGAGTGGGTAGTTATGCATATGACCTGGAGATTGCCAAAGTTGCACGAAGATATAATTTGGATATCATTATCAGCAGCGATGCTCATTTAGCCCAGGGAGTTGGCGAGTTTGGGGAAGCAATTAAACTCGCCCTTGAAGCGGGATTTTCTGAGGAGAACATATTAAATTGCTCGTTAGAACGGGTCTTAGATTTTGTGGAAAGGAAGAAAGAAATAAAATCCAGGTGA